From a region of the Bacillota bacterium genome:
- a CDS encoding S-layer homology domain-containing protein, which yields MRRQPLRARRAGLSLLAAGLLALLSALLPVHAALAAPSVRLVPAGRLFSDLASPGDAQVFGALAALGAFQGDGGPGGPVRPDDPIDRAEFASVLAQLTGRAGVASVMSSFQPPYADAAAIPNWARGAVNVAYSAGLLRGYPDGTFRPDRPVSEAEVLAALARTAGYTSAPGSWPGNWVDLADAQGLADKSTVDPSAAATRRFVAQVAYRALFIPGPDGKTLFARTGGAEGEVAVLDGATIRIRPPAAGSALGSTRILSSLDPASAEAPEAIRPAPGALAALGETVTYRDPDLFALAPQVIAIGFASWSDLKVGTLVRLYLNDGQVTGIETVQ from the coding sequence ATGCGACGTCAGCCGCTCCGGGCCCGGCGGGCGGGCCTCTCTCTCCTGGCGGCCGGGCTCCTGGCCCTGCTCTCCGCGCTCCTCCCTGTCCACGCGGCCCTGGCGGCGCCCTCGGTGCGCCTCGTCCCCGCCGGTCGGCTCTTCAGCGACTTGGCCTCCCCGGGCGACGCCCAGGTCTTCGGCGCACTGGCCGCACTGGGCGCCTTCCAGGGGGACGGCGGCCCGGGCGGGCCGGTGCGGCCCGACGACCCCATCGACCGGGCGGAGTTCGCCAGCGTGCTGGCCCAGTTGACGGGACGGGCCGGCGTGGCCAGCGTCATGTCCAGCTTCCAGCCGCCCTACGCCGACGCGGCCGCCATCCCGAACTGGGCGCGCGGGGCGGTCAACGTGGCGTACAGCGCGGGGCTTCTGCGCGGCTACCCCGACGGCACCTTCCGCCCCGACCGGCCGGTCAGCGAGGCGGAGGTGCTGGCGGCGCTGGCACGGACGGCCGGCTACACGTCGGCGCCGGGCTCCTGGCCCGGCAACTGGGTCGACCTGGCCGACGCCCAGGGACTGGCCGACAAGAGCACCGTCGACCCGTCCGCCGCGGCCACCCGGCGCTTCGTCGCCCAGGTGGCCTACCGGGCGCTCTTCATCCCCGGCCCCGACGGCAAGACGCTCTTCGCGCGGACGGGCGGCGCCGAGGGCGAAGTGGCGGTCCTGGACGGCGCCACCATCCGCATCCGCCCCCCCGCCGCAGGAAGCGCCCTCGGCTCGACGCGCATCCTCTCCTCTCTCGACCCGGCCTCCGCGGAGGCGCCGGAGGCGATCCGCCCGGCGCCCGGCGCCCTGGCCGCCCTGGGCGAGACGGTCACCTACCGCGACCCCGACCTCTTCGCCCTGGCGCCGCAGGTGATCGCCATCGGCTTCGCCAGCTGGTCCGACCTGAAGGTGGGCACGCTGGTCCGCCTCTACCTGAACGACGGCCAGGTGACCGGCATCGAGACGGTGCAGTAG
- a CDS encoding PaaI family thioesterase → MVALGVQGLPPSAGAAGAAFPFDRSLLPDNPAWELLGLVPVRVSDQEAVVEMPVERRHLQMAGRVHGGFIATLVDTAAGVAVVANTAPGTRHATIDLHVEFVHGATLESERLRATARIRRIGRTVAFLSVDVVDARGELVAIGTASYHLMRPAEAGRADGSPQAGTA, encoded by the coding sequence GTGGTCGCGCTGGGCGTCCAGGGTCTTCCGCCGTCAGCCGGCGCCGCCGGCGCCGCCTTTCCCTTCGATCGCTCCCTGCTCCCCGACAATCCCGCCTGGGAGCTGCTGGGCCTCGTGCCCGTGCGCGTCTCCGACCAGGAAGCGGTGGTGGAGATGCCCGTGGAGCGCCGCCACCTGCAGATGGCGGGCCGCGTCCACGGCGGCTTCATCGCCACCCTGGTCGACACCGCGGCGGGCGTCGCCGTGGTGGCCAACACGGCCCCGGGCACGCGCCACGCCACCATCGACCTGCACGTGGAGTTCGTCCACGGGGCGACGCTGGAGTCCGAGCGCCTGCGGGCCACGGCGCGCATCCGGCGCATCGGCCGGACGGTCGCCTTCCTGAGCGTCGACGTGGTCGACGCCCGGGGCGAGCTGGTGGCCATCGGCACCGCCAGCTACCACCTGATGCGTCCCGCGGAGGCGGGCCGCGCCGACGGCTCGCCTCAGGCGGGGACGGCCTGA
- a CDS encoding GNAT family N-acetyltransferase produces MARVILRDGTVAELRPLGREARDRERLRELFRSASPDSLYFRFFHAVREVSERELERLLAGDGREALALVCEAGERFLAVGNYAPAGEPGTAEVAFLVDDRYQGRGLGTLLLEHLAEAAWRAGYQRFEAVVLPANRRMIQVLYDSGYETRERWEDGAVRMVLPLGATERSRALQETREKLATAASLEPFFRPATVAVVGASRDPQRLGHLLFRHLLEGGFQGVVYPVNPSAHAVAAVRAYPSLRDLPEPVDLAVVVVPAREVLQVVDDCVQARVRAVLITSAGFADAGPEGEALQQEVVRRLRAAGIRLVGPNCLGIVNTAEAVRLNASFAPRLPARGRLAFASQSGALGVAILDALSRIGVGLSSFVSMGNKADVSGNDCLQYWEDDPETEMIALYLESFGNPRKFSRICRRITPRKPVLVVRGARTAAGVQVSEARQAAGQAREVAVEALFRQAGIIRADTLEELFDVAAVLEAEPLPAGERVAVVTNSAGGAVITVDALRAEGLLLARPPLDLGFEALAEGYRRALPEVLRDPEVDAVVVLFVPAGLSDEAAVARALLEGVREAEAEGVRKPVVANFLPSAERAYAVRFLDPEARRLPVYPFPERTVRALARAARYAAFRRRPRGRIPDLEGADVERARQLAREALERLAPDEEERWLPAEEAEAVVAAAGLEVEPSRAPERGLRLAVTVEPDPLFGPLLLVRRLAPTARRGEFVPLGEPLARITPLTDLEAADLAAAALGEGAPAEAVACLADLFLRLSRLAEEVPELRRLELPDVRPLPPRACAPAPRVAVARP; encoded by the coding sequence GTGGCGCGCGTCATCCTGCGCGACGGCACGGTGGCGGAGCTGCGCCCGCTCGGCCGCGAGGCGCGCGACCGGGAGCGGCTGCGCGAGCTCTTCCGCAGCGCCTCGCCGGACAGCCTCTACTTCCGCTTCTTCCACGCCGTGCGCGAGGTGAGCGAGCGGGAGCTGGAGCGGCTCCTGGCGGGCGACGGGCGCGAGGCGCTGGCGCTGGTCTGCGAGGCGGGGGAGCGCTTCCTGGCGGTGGGCAACTACGCGCCCGCGGGCGAGCCGGGGACGGCCGAGGTGGCCTTTCTGGTGGACGACCGCTACCAGGGGCGCGGGCTGGGCACGCTCCTCCTGGAGCACTTGGCCGAGGCGGCCTGGCGGGCCGGCTACCAGCGCTTCGAGGCGGTGGTGCTGCCCGCCAACCGCAGGATGATCCAGGTGCTCTACGACTCGGGCTACGAGACCCGCGAGCGCTGGGAGGACGGGGCGGTGCGCATGGTCCTCCCCCTGGGCGCCACCGAGCGGAGCCGGGCGCTGCAGGAGACGCGGGAGAAGCTGGCCACCGCGGCCTCCCTCGAGCCCTTCTTCCGGCCGGCGACGGTGGCGGTGGTGGGCGCCTCGCGCGACCCGCAGCGGCTGGGCCACCTCCTCTTCCGCCACCTGCTGGAGGGAGGCTTCCAGGGCGTCGTCTACCCCGTCAACCCCTCGGCGCACGCGGTGGCGGCCGTCCGCGCCTATCCCAGCCTGCGCGACCTGCCCGAGCCGGTCGACCTGGCGGTGGTGGTGGTGCCGGCGCGCGAGGTGCTGCAGGTGGTGGACGACTGCGTCCAGGCGCGCGTCCGCGCGGTGCTGATCACCTCCGCCGGCTTCGCCGACGCCGGGCCGGAGGGCGAGGCGCTCCAGCAGGAGGTGGTCCGCCGCCTGCGCGCCGCCGGCATCCGCCTGGTGGGCCCCAACTGCCTGGGCATCGTCAACACGGCGGAGGCGGTCCGCCTCAACGCCAGCTTCGCCCCGCGCCTGCCCGCCCGCGGCCGGCTGGCCTTCGCCAGCCAGTCGGGGGCGCTGGGCGTGGCCATCCTGGACGCGCTCAGCCGCATCGGCGTCGGCCTCTCCAGCTTCGTCAGCATGGGCAACAAGGCCGACGTCTCGGGCAACGACTGCCTCCAGTACTGGGAGGACGACCCGGAGACGGAGATGATCGCCCTCTACCTGGAGTCCTTCGGCAACCCGCGCAAGTTCTCGCGCATCTGCCGCCGCATCACCCCCAGGAAGCCGGTCCTTGTGGTGCGCGGCGCGCGCACCGCCGCCGGCGTCCAGGTCTCCGAGGCGCGCCAGGCCGCCGGCCAGGCGCGCGAGGTGGCCGTGGAGGCGCTCTTCCGCCAGGCGGGCATCATCCGCGCGGACACGCTGGAGGAGCTCTTCGACGTGGCCGCCGTCCTCGAGGCCGAGCCGCTGCCGGCGGGCGAGCGCGTGGCGGTGGTCACCAACAGCGCCGGCGGCGCCGTCATCACCGTCGACGCGCTGCGCGCCGAGGGGCTCCTCCTGGCCCGCCCGCCGCTCGACCTGGGCTTCGAGGCGCTGGCGGAGGGCTACCGGCGGGCGCTGCCCGAGGTGCTGCGCGACCCGGAGGTGGACGCCGTCGTCGTCCTCTTCGTCCCGGCCGGCCTCTCCGACGAGGCGGCGGTGGCGCGCGCGCTCCTGGAGGGCGTGCGCGAGGCCGAGGCGGAGGGCGTGCGCAAGCCGGTGGTGGCCAACTTCCTGCCCTCCGCCGAGCGCGCCTACGCCGTCCGCTTCCTGGATCCGGAGGCGCGCCGCCTGCCCGTCTACCCCTTCCCCGAGCGGACGGTGCGGGCGCTGGCGCGGGCAGCGCGCTACGCGGCCTTCCGCCGCCGGCCGCGCGGCCGCATCCCCGACCTGGAGGGGGCCGACGTGGAGCGGGCGCGCCAGCTGGCGCGCGAGGCGCTGGAGCGGCTGGCCCCCGACGAGGAGGAGCGCTGGCTGCCCGCCGAGGAGGCGGAGGCGGTGGTGGCCGCCGCGGGCCTGGAGGTGGAGCCGTCGCGGGCGCCCGAGCGGGGGCTCCGGCTGGCGGTGACGGTGGAGCCGGACCCGCTCTTCGGGCCGCTCCTCCTGGTGCGGCGCCTGGCGCCCACCGCCCGCCGCGGCGAGTTCGTCCCCCTGGGCGAGCCGCTGGCCCGCATCACGCCGCTGACCGACCTGGAGGCCGCCGACCTGGCCGCGGCGGCACTGGGCGAGGGGGCGCCGGCGGAGGCGGTCGCCTGCCTGGCCGACCTCTTCCTGCGCCTCTCGCGCCTGGCTGAGGAAGTGCCCGAGCTCCGCCGCCTGGAGCTCCCCGACGTGCGCCCGCTGCCGCCCCGCGCCTGCGCGCCCGCCCCGCGCGTGGCCGTGGCCCGCCCCTGA
- a CDS encoding family 1 glycosylhydrolase, which produces MVPEDFRFPAGFLWGAATSGHQVEGENRLSDWWAWEQLPGHVAGGDRSGLAADHYRRFREDIGLLADLGLNAYRFGVEWARVEPFPGDFAEGELEHYAAMVEACRERGVTPLVTLYHFTLPRWLANRGGWLWPRAPERFAAYAERVVRALAPHGVEWWVTVNEPMVLAVQGFLAGIWPPQLRSPRAAARALAALAEAHRRAWEAVHALGGGSAMAGVAQNMIDFVPLDPRRAGDRRAARLHWRLFNLDFLERIRERQDFVGLNYYSRSWSRWSWRLQGLLSPLSALPGQRTTQMGWVWAPDGLGRTLEAAAAYGRPVVVTENGIATLDDRERQLWIRLHLEQVAAALARGLDVRGYFYWALLDNFEWAEGFRPRFGLIGVDYATQRREVRPSARYYGEMARAGRLLPLPPEAAGLREEG; this is translated from the coding sequence ATGGTCCCCGAGGACTTCCGCTTCCCCGCCGGCTTCCTCTGGGGGGCGGCCACCAGCGGTCACCAGGTGGAGGGCGAGAACCGGCTGAGCGACTGGTGGGCCTGGGAGCAGCTGCCCGGCCACGTCGCCGGCGGCGACCGCTCGGGGCTGGCGGCCGACCACTACCGGCGCTTCCGCGAGGACATCGGCCTGCTGGCCGACCTGGGGCTGAACGCCTACCGCTTCGGCGTGGAGTGGGCGCGGGTGGAGCCCTTCCCGGGCGACTTCGCGGAGGGAGAGCTGGAGCACTACGCCGCCATGGTGGAGGCCTGCCGGGAGCGGGGCGTCACGCCGCTGGTGACGCTCTACCACTTCACGCTGCCGCGCTGGCTCGCCAACCGCGGCGGCTGGCTCTGGCCGCGGGCGCCGGAGCGCTTCGCCGCCTACGCGGAGCGCGTGGTGCGGGCGCTGGCACCGCACGGCGTGGAGTGGTGGGTGACAGTCAACGAGCCCATGGTGCTGGCGGTGCAGGGCTTCCTGGCGGGGATCTGGCCGCCGCAGCTGCGCTCGCCGCGGGCGGCGGCGCGGGCGCTGGCGGCGCTGGCGGAGGCGCACCGCCGCGCCTGGGAGGCGGTGCACGCGCTGGGCGGCGGCTCGGCGATGGCGGGCGTGGCGCAGAACATGATCGACTTCGTGCCGCTGGACCCGCGCCGGGCCGGCGACCGGCGCGCCGCCCGGCTCCACTGGCGGCTCTTCAACCTGGACTTCCTGGAGCGGATCCGCGAGCGGCAGGACTTCGTCGGCCTCAACTACTACTCGCGCAGCTGGAGCCGCTGGAGCTGGCGCCTCCAGGGGCTGCTCAGCCCGCTCAGCGCCCTGCCCGGCCAGCGGACGACGCAGATGGGCTGGGTCTGGGCGCCCGACGGGCTGGGCCGGACGCTGGAGGCGGCGGCCGCCTACGGGCGCCCGGTGGTGGTGACGGAGAACGGCATCGCCACCCTGGACGACCGCGAGCGCCAGCTCTGGATCCGCCTCCATCTGGAGCAGGTGGCGGCGGCGCTGGCACGCGGGCTGGACGTGCGCGGCTACTTCTACTGGGCGCTCCTGGACAACTTCGAGTGGGCGGAGGGCTTCCGCCCCCGCTTCGGCCTGATCGGCGTCGACTACGCCACCCAGCGCCGCGAGGTACGGCCCAGCGCGCGCTACTACGGCGAGATGGCGCGGGCGGGCCGCCTCCTGCCGCTGCCGCCCGAGGCGGCCGGGCTGCGCGAGGAGGGATAG
- a CDS encoding manganese catalase family protein, translating into MWVFVKQLEVPIEITRPNPALAKVIMTQFGGPDGEFTAAWRYLTQSFAMPTGRGKAILTDIGTEELAHMEMVGTLVQKLIQDASPRDLERAGLGGHYAQHGYAMFLEDANGVPWTATYFQSFDDPVTCLHEDMAAEEKARTTYEDLLDLSDDERVSRVLAFLRQREVTHFQRFGETLDYVQERFARRRTVF; encoded by the coding sequence ATGTGGGTCTTTGTCAAGCAGCTGGAGGTCCCCATCGAGATCACCCGGCCCAACCCGGCGCTGGCCAAGGTGATCATGACCCAGTTCGGCGGCCCGGACGGCGAGTTCACCGCCGCCTGGCGCTACCTGACCCAGTCCTTCGCCATGCCCACGGGGCGGGGCAAGGCGATCCTGACCGACATCGGCACCGAGGAGCTGGCCCACATGGAGATGGTGGGCACGCTGGTGCAGAAGCTGATCCAGGACGCCTCCCCGCGCGACCTGGAGCGGGCGGGGCTGGGCGGACACTACGCCCAGCACGGCTACGCCATGTTCCTGGAGGACGCCAACGGCGTCCCCTGGACGGCCACCTACTTCCAGTCCTTCGACGACCCCGTCACCTGCCTGCACGAGGACATGGCGGCGGAGGAGAAGGCGCGCACCACCTACGAGGACCTGCTCGACCTCTCGGACGACGAGCGCGTCTCGCGGGTGCTCGCCTTCCTGCGGCAGAGGGAGGTGACGCACTTCCAGCGCTTCGGCGAGACGCTGGACTACGTCCAGGAGCGCTTCGCCCGCCGGCGCACCGTCTTCTGA
- a CDS encoding spore coat protein CotJB produces MTPDALSLRMQQLHFAALEINLYLDTHPDDRRALDDYNRLVSELMVLHREWVRRFGPLMNHGEDPSGYPWQWTRTPFPWPLWGGPDP; encoded by the coding sequence ATGACGCCCGACGCGCTCTCGCTGCGCATGCAGCAGCTCCACTTCGCCGCCCTGGAGATCAACCTCTACCTGGACACGCACCCCGACGACCGGCGGGCGCTGGACGACTACAACCGGCTGGTCTCCGAGCTGATGGTGCTCCACCGCGAGTGGGTGCGCCGCTTCGGTCCTCTGATGAACCACGGCGAGGATCCCAGCGGCTACCCCTGGCAGTGGACGCGGACGCCCTTCCCCTGGCCGCTCTGGGGCGGGCCCGACCCCTGA
- a CDS encoding spore coat associated protein CotJA: MLRDPRRRRGTEAAPAGGPPGGGQPAGAGGGEAAAGLPAGEAAAPGSGSAQGGFYDNWGGGGAGAGPGAGPGPEAGLPPDLPAWPPAGPGGAVPQPGPGSYVLPAGIDLTMAFVPIQSAASYRNQFPLEEALRQGSLWPDLVRPYTGRPWRTPAGGGRAWTR, encoded by the coding sequence ATGCTGCGCGATCCGCGGCGACGTCGCGGCACGGAGGCGGCACCCGCCGGCGGGCCGCCGGGCGGCGGGCAGCCGGCCGGCGCGGGCGGCGGGGAGGCCGCCGCCGGCCTCCCCGCCGGGGAGGCGGCCGCGCCCGGGAGCGGCTCGGCGCAAGGGGGCTTTTACGACAACTGGGGCGGGGGAGGCGCCGGAGCCGGTCCGGGGGCCGGACCCGGTCCCGAGGCCGGCCTGCCTCCCGACCTGCCGGCTTGGCCGCCGGCGGGACCGGGCGGAGCCGTCCCGCAGCCGGGGCCGGGGAGCTATGTCCTCCCCGCGGGGATCGATCTGACCATGGCCTTCGTCCCCATCCAGAGCGCCGCTTCCTACAGGAACCAGTTCCCGCTCGAGGAGGCGCTCCGCCAGGGCTCGCTCTGGCCCGACCTGGTGCGCCCCTACACGGGGCGGCCCTGGCGCACGCCCGCGGGAGGTGGCCGCGCATGGACGAGGTGA
- a CDS encoding ATP-binding protein: MDKAWVHQLAEGRWLLERPNALITGPTGAGKTFVACALGNAACRQGFRFRYLRLARLLSELNSVPARGGTSLAAASGSGYRRRR; the protein is encoded by the coding sequence GTGGACAAGGCGTGGGTCCACCAGCTGGCCGAAGGGCGCTGGCTCCTGGAACGCCCCAACGCCTTGATCACCGGCCCTACGGGAGCTGGGAAGACCTTCGTGGCTTGCGCGCTCGGCAACGCCGCCTGCCGTCAGGGTTTCCGTTTCCGCTACTTGCGGCTCGCAAGACTCCTGAGCGAGCTCAACAGCGTCCCAGCTCGTGGCGGAACTTCCCTGGCGGCAGCTTCAGGATCGGGATACCGCCGTCGGCGGTAG
- a CDS encoding ATP-binding protein — MPTAEQLKALIRTHAEGDDERFYAVALQLAAREARQGHTKLAQELRDLVDEVRARPKSLPAKPVPIVQPRGELAGLLSATYPKIRLADMTLDHLVRTRLDRVLMEQRNRASLREHGFSPIRKLLLSGPPGTGKTMTSAALAGELGLALFTIQLDGLITKYLGETAAKLRLIFDAIHATRAVYLFDEFDALGGERSARNDVGEIRRVLTSFLQFLEVDDSDSLIVAATNHPHLLDEALFRRFDSLIEYCLPSQSLAEQLIRARLAHLDITDVDWAKVREATDRLSHADVTRACEQVAKNAILERRNYVRTKELLEALAERRKMRSL; from the coding sequence GTGCCAACGGCCGAGCAGCTAAAGGCACTGATTCGCACCCATGCCGAGGGCGACGACGAGCGCTTTTACGCCGTCGCCCTACAGCTCGCTGCCCGGGAGGCCCGCCAGGGTCATACCAAACTGGCCCAGGAGCTCCGCGACCTGGTTGATGAGGTACGCGCACGTCCAAAGTCCCTACCTGCCAAGCCCGTACCCATCGTCCAGCCCCGAGGCGAGTTGGCCGGTCTCCTCAGTGCCACATACCCAAAAATCAGGCTTGCTGATATGACCCTCGACCACCTCGTCCGCACCAGGCTCGACCGCGTTCTTATGGAGCAACGCAACCGTGCATCACTCCGCGAGCACGGCTTTTCGCCGATCCGCAAGCTCCTCCTAAGCGGTCCACCCGGCACGGGCAAGACCATGACATCTGCTGCTCTCGCTGGCGAACTAGGGCTAGCCCTCTTCACCATTCAGCTGGATGGGCTTATCACCAAATATCTCGGCGAAACCGCAGCCAAGCTGCGCCTCATCTTCGACGCCATCCATGCCACACGCGCTGTCTATCTCTTCGACGAGTTCGATGCGCTAGGCGGAGAGCGCTCAGCGCGCAACGACGTCGGCGAAATCCGCCGCGTTCTCACCTCCTTTCTTCAATTTCTCGAGGTGGACGACTCCGACAGCCTCATCGTCGCCGCCACAAATCATCCCCACCTCCTTGATGAAGCGCTTTTCCGCCGTTTCGATTCGCTCATTGAGTACTGTTTACCCTCCCAATCCCTCGCAGAACAACTCATCCGCGCCCGGCTTGCACATCTAGACATAACTGATGTCGACTGGGCGAAGGTACGGGAAGCCACAGACAGGCTCAGCCACGCGGACGTCACCCGCGCGTGCGAACAAGTCGCTAAGAACGCAATTCTTGAACGCAGAAACTATGTTCGTACAAAGGAACTTTTGGAAGCTCTCGCCGAGCGTCGTAAGATGCGTTCATTATGA